The nucleotide sequence GCGGCGTCCTGCGCGGCGGCGCCGTCGCGGCGGGCGCCCTCGCCGCCACCGGCGTCCTCACCGACACCGCCCGCGCCGCGACCCCGGCCGTCCCGCGCACCGCGCCGAAGATCGACGGCGCCCTCGTCGCGCCCACCGGCCGCCACCTGGCCTTCGGCGCCGACCCGCGCACCGAGATGACCGTCTCCTGGCAGGTCCCGGTCGCCGTCGCCAAGCCGTTCCTGCGCGTCGGCACCCACCCGTGGAACCTGTCGCACCGCATCCCCGCCGAGATCCGCGCCCTGCACACGCCCGCGGGCGTCGGCGCGAGCCCCGACGTCACCCAGTACTTCCTGCACGCGCGCCTCAGCCGCCTCCAGCCCGGCACGACGTACTACTACGGCGTCGGCCACGACGGCTTCGACCCCGCCGCGCCGCACCTCGCCGGGACGCTCGGCACCTTCACCACCGCGCCGTCCGGCCGCCGCCCCTTCACCTTCACCGCCTTCGGCGACCAGGGCGTCAGCTACCACGCGCTCGGCAACGACAGCCTGATCCTCGCCCAGAACCCCGCGTTCCACCTGCACGCGGGCGACATCTGCTACGCCGACTCGTCCGGCCAGGGCAAGCCGACCGACACGTTCGACACCCGGCTGTGGGACCAGTTCCTCGCCCAGACCGAGACCGTCGCCAAGCAGGTCCCGTGGATGGTCTCCTACGGCAACCACGACATGGAGGCGTGGTACTCGCCCAACGGCTACGGCGGCGAGGAGGCCCGGTTCCAGCTCCCCGGCAACGGCCCGGACCCGGAGAACCTGCCCGGCGTGTACTCCTTCGTGTACGGCGGCACCGCCGTCATCTCGCTCGACGCCAACGACGTCTCCTGGGAGATCCCCGCCAACCTCGGCCTGTCCAAGGGCGCGCAGACGGCGTGGCTGGACAAGCAGCTCAAGGCGTTCCGCGCCCGCCGCGACATCGACTTCATCGTCGTGTTCTTCCACCACTGCGCGTTCTCCACGACGAACCAGCACGCCTCCGAGGGCGGCGTCCGCGACGCGTGGGTGCCGCTGTTCGAGAAGTACCAGGTCGACCTCGTCGTGAACGGCCACAACCACGTCTACGAGCGGACCGACGCCATCGCGAAGAACGCCGTGGGCAAGGCGCTTCCGATCGGCGGATCCGCCCGGACGGACACCGACGGCGTCGTCTACGTCACCGCCGGCGGCGCGGGCAAGAGCCTCTACAGCTTCCCCGTCACCGACAGCTACGAGGGCAACGAGAAGCCCCTCGACGAGGTGCGGACCTACGCCTGGGACAAGTCCGGCAACAAGGTCCCCGAGACCGTCCAGTGGTCCCGCGTCCGGTTCACCGGCTACTCGTTCATCCGGGTCGACGTGGACCCCGGCGGCCACGGCCACGCGCCGAGCCTCGCCGTCCGCGCGCTCGCCGAGAACGGCACCGAGATCGACCGGTTCACGCTCACGCGCGGCCGCTGACCCCGTCCCGGCCGGGAGCCCGCGCGGCTTCCGGCCCGGGTCAGGGGGAGTGGGGCCCGGGATGCGGACCCGGTTGCGCGAGGACCTTCGCCACCGCCTCGGTGCGGTCGGCCACCCCGAGCTTGACGAACACCGCGTGCAGATGGTTCTTGACCGTCGCGTCCGTGATGTTCAGCGAACGCGCGATCCTGCGGTTCGGCATGCCCCGCACCAGCAGGGCGAGGACCTCGCGCTCCCGGCGGGTCAGCCGGTCCAGGTGCGGCGAGCCCGACGGCAGCCCGCCCGGCTCCACCCGCGCCGCGTTCCCGGCGGGCGCGCCCGCGGGCTCGGCCAGGCCCTGCATCCGCGCGACGACGCGGGCCAGCCCCTCCAGATGCGCGATCGCCTCGCGCGCCAGTTCCGCCATCGTCGGCGAGGGGAGGTCGGGGGCCGCTCGCTCGTCCTGCATCTGTCGCTCCGATCGGTCTGAGCCGCCCGCGGCACGGCCGCGTGCACGTGACGATCTGATGACTGAGAGTAACTATAGGTTCTGGACGACGTCATGGGAAGTGCGGAATCGTCCGCCTCCGGTGATCACCCGGTCACACGATCGATCCAGGTCACGAGGTCGCGCTCGACGTCGTCGCGGTTCAGCTCGTTGAGCACTTCGTGGCGTGCGTCCTGGTACTTCCGGTACGTCAGATCGGTGAGGCCCGCGTTCCGGTACCGCTCGACGAGCAGGTCGCTCAGCTCCAGCCCGGCGTTCAGCGGATCGTCGGTGCCGACGACGACGTACACCGGCAGGTCCGCCGGGATCCCCGTCGGCTCGGCGAGCCGGACGGCGGCCGTGAACAGGTCGCCGGTCGCGCGGTCGTCCAGGCCGAAACCGCACAGCGGGTCCGCGACGTACGCGTCGACCTGCGCCTCGTCCCGGCTCAGCCACTCGAACCCGGTGCGGCCCGGCTCGAACGGACGGTTGAACGCCGCCATCGGATCGGCCTCCGGGTCCTCGGCGAGAACGGCCACCATGCGCTCCAGAAGGCCGTCCACGGCCGTCGTCCCCGACAGGATCAGGCCCGCGATCTGATCCGCGTGGTCCAGGACGTACTGCTGCGCGGCGAACGACCCCATGCTGTGCCCGAGCAGCACCAGCGGATGCCCCGGATGCCGTTCCCGCACCTGCTCGGACAACGCGGCCATGTCGGCGACGAGCAGGTTCCAGCCGTCGTCACCGAGGTCGCCCGGCGCACCTTTGAGCGTCCGGCCGTGCCCGCGATGGTCGTTGGCGTAGACGGCATAACCGCGCGCGGCCAGGATCTCCGCGAAACGGGTGTATCGCTCGGCGTGCTCGCCGACCCCGTGCGCGATCTGCACGATGCCCCGCGCCTCACCGTCCGGCTCCCACACGTGTACGTGGACCTCGACGCCGTCGGTACTGGAAAAGGTGAACATCGGGGCTCCTCGGGGATCCGGGGCGCGGACGGTCCGCGACGTGATCGCGAGCGTAGACGCGCCGCCGCCCGCGCATAAGGCCCTCCCGGACGACGGGGACAATGGGACGCATGAAAGTCGTCGTGTTGTCGGACACGCACGCGCCGCGCCGCTGGAAAGGCGTCCCGGCCGCCGTCGCCGGCCATTTGCGCGGGGCCGACGCCATCCTGCACGCGGGCGACGTGTGCACCGCCGGCGTCCTGGACGAGCTGACGTCGTTCGCGCCCGTCCACGCCGTCCTCGGCAACAACGACGGCCCGGACGTCGCCGCCTGGGGCGCGCCCGAACGCCTCGAACTCGACCTGGACGGGCTTCCCGTCGCGATGGTCCACGATTCCGGCGCCAAAGTCGGGCGAACCGCGCGGATGCGGCGGTGGTTCCCGTCCGCGCAGCTCGTCGTGTTCGGCCATTCGCACATTCCGCTGGACGTCACGGGCGACGGCGTCCGGATCTTCAACCCCGGCTCGCCCACCGACCGCCGCCGCCAGCCCCACGGCACGATCGGACTGCTGTCGATCACGGACGGGGTCTTGCTGGACGCTCGCATCGTCCCGGTGACCTGACGTCCTCGGCTCAGACGAGCGGACGATCGAACACCACGCGGCTGACTCCCGGGCCGTCGTAATCGGCGATCGGTTCGGTCACGGTGAACCCCATCGCGGTGTGGAAGGCGATGGACGCCGTGTTCTGGGGCGACGTGACGCAGCGGACGCGTTCCCGCCCGTCCCGCCGGGCGAGCGCGAAGAACCGCTCGTAGAGGTCGCGGCCGAGGCCGTCCCCGCGCGCGGCCGGGGACACGCCGACGAAGTGGATGTAGGCGAGCCCGGGGACGGACGGGGAGAGCAGCCCGACCAGGAAGCCGGCGAGCAGGCCGTCCCGCTCGGCGACGAGGCTGCTGCGATGGAAGTGGTCGAGGAAGAGCCGGGGAAGAAGGGCGTGGACTGGCCGGCCCCACCAGTCGTCCATGACCGCGACGATGCGGGCATGGTCGTCCGGCCGGGCTGCGCGGATCACGGTCATGGCCCCTCCCAGGGTGAACCGCCGGCGGTCGGCCCCAACCTATGGACGCGTCACGGTCGTGTGCGGCCCGAGGGCCGGATTTGACGACACGGTCGAGAGGGCGTAAGTTATCCACTTGTCCCCGGAGGGATGCAGGACGTTGCGCGTGCCGCAGCGGCCGGCCCCGGGAGACCTCCACAACTACCTTCTCCAGTGTCGGCTTGCGCCGTGTCTGGTGTGTTGTGGTGCGCCGGGAATTGCGGGTTTGACATCCGCGGGATCTCTGGTGAAATAGCGGAGCCGTTGCGGACGGACGCGAAAGCGAACCCGGCGCAAAGGAATCGGAAAAGCGCGGAATTGACAGTCCGAGCGGATCTGATAAAGTAGAAAACGTCGCCCCGGAGCGAGCATCACGGAAGTGGTGGGAGCGCGGTGGGTGTCCGTTTCTTGAGAACTCAACAGCGTGTTAAAAGCCAGTGCCTTTATAACGGCCCGACATGGTTCGGGTCGTCCCCGAGGCCACCCGCGTTCGCGTGGTGGTCTGGGATTTCTTTGAGGCAAGCCGGTTTTTGGGCCGGCATGCTGGGATTTCGATCCCTTCATGAGGTTTGGCATGTCCGGGGTTCGCCCCCTGGGTGTGTCGTTGGACCTTGATGGAGAGTTTGATCCTGGCTCAGGACGAACGCTGGCGGCGTGCTTAACACATGCAAGTCGAGCGGAAAGGCCCTTCGGGGTACTCGAGCGG is from Actinomadura rubteroloni and encodes:
- a CDS encoding purple acid phosphatase family protein, giving the protein MNNTPRMGIPDRLAERMSMAEQYEYLRSRLSRRGVLRGGAVAAGALAATGVLTDTARAATPAVPRTAPKIDGALVAPTGRHLAFGADPRTEMTVSWQVPVAVAKPFLRVGTHPWNLSHRIPAEIRALHTPAGVGASPDVTQYFLHARLSRLQPGTTYYYGVGHDGFDPAAPHLAGTLGTFTTAPSGRRPFTFTAFGDQGVSYHALGNDSLILAQNPAFHLHAGDICYADSSGQGKPTDTFDTRLWDQFLAQTETVAKQVPWMVSYGNHDMEAWYSPNGYGGEEARFQLPGNGPDPENLPGVYSFVYGGTAVISLDANDVSWEIPANLGLSKGAQTAWLDKQLKAFRARRDIDFIVVFFHHCAFSTTNQHASEGGVRDAWVPLFEKYQVDLVVNGHNHVYERTDAIAKNAVGKALPIGGSARTDTDGVVYVTAGGAGKSLYSFPVTDSYEGNEKPLDEVRTYAWDKSGNKVPETVQWSRVRFTGYSFIRVDVDPGGHGHAPSLAVRALAENGTEIDRFTLTRGR
- a CDS encoding helix-turn-helix transcriptional regulator, with the translated sequence MQDERAAPDLPSPTMAELAREAIAHLEGLARVVARMQGLAEPAGAPAGNAARVEPGGLPSGSPHLDRLTRREREVLALLVRGMPNRRIARSLNITDATVKNHLHAVFVKLGVADRTEAVAKVLAQPGPHPGPHSP
- a CDS encoding metallophosphoesterase family protein; translation: MKVVVLSDTHAPRRWKGVPAAVAGHLRGADAILHAGDVCTAGVLDELTSFAPVHAVLGNNDGPDVAAWGAPERLELDLDGLPVAMVHDSGAKVGRTARMRRWFPSAQLVVFGHSHIPLDVTGDGVRIFNPGSPTDRRRQPHGTIGLLSITDGVLLDARIVPVT
- a CDS encoding GNAT family N-acetyltransferase, with amino-acid sequence MTVIRAARPDDHARIVAVMDDWWGRPVHALLPRLFLDHFHRSSLVAERDGLLAGFLVGLLSPSVPGLAYIHFVGVSPAARGDGLGRDLYERFFALARRDGRERVRCVTSPQNTASIAFHTAMGFTVTEPIADYDGPGVSRVVFDRPLV
- a CDS encoding alpha/beta hydrolase, which codes for MFTFSSTDGVEVHVHVWEPDGEARGIVQIAHGVGEHAERYTRFAEILAARGYAVYANDHRGHGRTLKGAPGDLGDDGWNLLVADMAALSEQVRERHPGHPLVLLGHSMGSFAAQQYVLDHADQIAGLILSGTTAVDGLLERMVAVLAEDPEADPMAAFNRPFEPGRTGFEWLSRDEAQVDAYVADPLCGFGLDDRATGDLFTAAVRLAEPTGIPADLPVYVVVGTDDPLNAGLELSDLLVERYRNAGLTDLTYRKYQDARHEVLNELNRDDVERDLVTWIDRVTG